The following are from one region of the Chloroherpetonaceae bacterium genome:
- a CDS encoding type II toxin-antitoxin system RelE/ParE family toxin: MNYKILLTVCFEKELKRLAKKFPSLKVDFSKLVTELSLKPLSGDSLGNNCYKVRVAVSSKGKGKSGGARVITYIYFEKETIYLLTIYDKSEMQDLKPNELKEMIQNLPFD; encoded by the coding sequence ATGAACTATAAAATTCTTCTTACAGTTTGTTTTGAAAAAGAATTAAAGCGTTTAGCCAAAAAATTTCCTTCATTAAAAGTTGATTTTAGTAAGTTAGTAACTGAATTATCCTTAAAGCCGTTGTCAGGCGATTCTTTAGGAAATAATTGTTATAAAGTTAGAGTTGCAGTCAGTAGTAAGGGTAAAGGTAAAAGTGGCGGCGCAAGGGTTATTACATATATCTATTTTGAAAAAGAAACCATTTATTTGCTCACAATTTACGATAAAAGCGAAATGCAAGACCTGAAACCAAACGAATTAAAAGAAATGATTCAAAATTTACCATTTGACTGA